A window of the Oncorhynchus keta strain PuntledgeMale-10-30-2019 chromosome 21, Oket_V2, whole genome shotgun sequence genome harbors these coding sequences:
- the LOC118400168 gene encoding 26S proteasome non-ATPase regulatory subunit 6 — protein sequence MPLENLEEEGLPKNPDLRIAQLKFLLTMDGHRQDDKVKTELMDSIKENNMAPYYESLCKDLKWQLDTDLLNKMKKANEDELKRLDDVLEDAEKNLGESEIRDAMMARAEYLIRIGNKEDALTAFRKTFDKTVALGHRLDIVFYLLRIGLFYMDSDLITRNTEKAKSLIEEGGDWDRRNRLKVYQGLYCVAIRDFKQAAELFLDTVSTFTSYELMDYKTFVTYTVYVCMIALKRPDLREKVIKGAEILEVLHSLPAVRQYLFSLYECRYSVFFQSLATVEQDMKKDWLFAPHYRYYVREMRIHAYSQLLESYRSLTLGYMAEAFGVSTEFIDQELSRFIAAGRLHCKIDKVNEIVETNRPDSKNWQYQETIKKGDLLLNRVQKLSRVINM from the exons ATGCCTTTGGAAAACCTGGAAGAAGAGGGTCTGCCTAAAAACCCTGATCTTAGGATAGCACAGCTGAAATTCTTGCTCACGATGGACGGTCACCGACAAGATGATAAAGTTAAAACTGAGCTCATGGACTCGATCAAAGAGAACA ATATGGCACCTTACTATGAAAGCCTGTGTAAAGACCTGAAGTGGCAACTTGACACAGACCTGCTGAATAAGATGAAGAAGGCCAACGAGGACGAGCTGAAACGCCTGGATGATGTCCTGGAAGATGCAGAGAAGAACCTCGGGGAGAGTGAAATCCGAGATGCAATGATGGCTAGAGCTGAATATCTAATCCGAATCGGGAATAAA GAGGACGCTTTGACTGCTTTCAGGAAGACCTTTGATAAGACTGTGGCCCTGGGACATCGACTAGACATTGTGTTCTACCTGCTAAGGATTGGACTGTTCTATATGGACAGTGACCTCATCACACGCAACACTGAGAAAGCTAAAAG CCTTATTGAGGAGGGGGGTGACTGGGACAGGAGGAACCGTCTGAAGGTGTACCAGGGCCTGTACTGTGTGGCCATCCGTGACTTTAAACAGGCTGCTGAGCTCTTCCTGGACACAGTGTCTACCTTCACCTCCTATGAGCTCATGGATTACAAGACCTTCGTCACGTACACTGTCTACGTCTGCATGATTGCCCTGAAGAGGCCCGACCTCAGAGAAAAG gtGATAAAGGGAGCAGAGATCCTGGAGGTGCTGCACAGTCTCCCTGCTGTCCGCCAGTACCTCTTCTCCCTCTACGAGTGTCGCTACTCTGTCTTCTTCCAGTCACTGG CCACGGTGGAGCAGGATATGAAGAAGGACTGGTTGTTTGCCCCTCACTACCGTTACTACGTGAGGGAGATGCGTATCCATGCTTACAGCCAGCTCCTGGAGTCCTACCGCTCACTCACCCTGGGCTACATGGCTGAGGCCTTTGGAGTCAGTACAGAGTTCATTGACCA GGAACTCTCCCGATTCATAGCTGCTGGTCGCCTCCATTGCAAAATCGACAAAGTAAACGAGATTGTGGAAACCAACAG ACCTGATAGCAAGAATTGGCAGTACCAGGAGACAATCAAGAAAGGGGACCTACTGCTCAACCGTGTCCAGAAGCTGTCCCGAGTTATTAACATGTAA
- the LOC118400167 gene encoding ataxin-7-like isoform X2 has protein sequence MGRSSSGTSTSSISKILKPAKEKLPGIQQRPHFPPFRVLNDKVLTPAVKVEKMRLKVDSSAKLVQVPSAHLSSSSSSSTVSSSSPLKPGLNCPSIPKAPLLAPGQIPNGKGHLSLSALEKKQDNNTSSRQHLYKRLSEREFNPDIHCGVLDMTARKPCTRSLTCKTHSLSQRRAVLGRRKRFDTLLAEHKSKARERELQHPHPLQTTPLREPHPSPSRLAPHHDAHQVAHGNGATDATKPLAFGKPKPHNLGLPRLNSIISDGGGGTPGDPHHATSAPDGGSRLSSDEGENDEREEGTDKLDCHYSGYHPRPAAFCTFGSQLFGRSCYSFDRRWDRMRCALTAMMDKHVNTQMWKKIPFALENSSSSSSSAPAHRTTTNSLSSSHGSAPASGFLSLSSAPLPPPYTQSYDSKSVLSYGTTLNARASSQGAADHPAYSAAQARQVSSSPQMPSAHSSVPSLSSGRPLKSRSSGKSFRPRESSSTAAITNSTSGGSSGGSSSSSLSSGKKRKNSSLPTSSHATTYSSESSSSSNTTSSSFKKNCTVHSGSSGSTYHHASLVSSSSSHSGVHSVGLNCGPNARTNSLSLKAEPSGPAGLSGPGVRGPPSGSPAESIKRMSVVMNSSDSTLSLGPFVHQAPEHHSSFSHAHNDGRLEGKKRKGSPAVSSINSGGGGGLGGGGGGPGRPKVAKSPAINNIHSKHGRTIPGATGLTNNSLIHQPKARP, from the exons ATGGGCCGCTCTTCCAGTGGGACCAGCACCTCGTCCATCTCCAAAATCCTCAAACCAGCCAAAGAGAAGCTACCAGGCATCCAGCAGAGACCTCACTTCCCTCCCTTCAGGGTGCTCAACGACAAGGT cCTGACCCCTGCAGTCAAAGTGGAGAAGATGCGTCTGAAGGTGGATTCGTCAGCCAAGTTGGTGCAGGTTCCTTCGGCCCACTTATCGTCCTCTTCCTCCAGCAGCACTGTGAGCTCCTCGTCACCCCTGAAGCCAGGCCTTAACTGTCCCTCCATACCAAAGGCTCCCCTGCTTGCACCCGGCCAGATCCCCAACGGCAAgggccacctctccctctctgccctggaAAAGAAGCAGGACAACAACACCAGTAGCAGACAACACCTCTACAAGAGACTGTCAG aACGTGAGTTTAATCCAGATATCCACTGTGGGGTCCTGGATATGACAGCTCGGAAGCCATGCACACGATCGCTAACATGCAAG ACACATTCCCTAAGCCAGCGGAGGGCAGTGCTGGGCCGGAGGAAACGCTTCGACACACTGTTGGCAGAGCACAAAAGCAAAGCCCGGGAACGGGAACTGCAGCACCCCCACCCCCTGCAGACCACCCCTCTCAGGGaaccccatccctccccctcacGGCTCGCCCCCCACCACGACGCCCACCAGGTCGCTCATGGCAACGGAGCCACCGACGCCACCAAGCCTTTGGCGTTTGGCAAGCCCAAACCTCACAATCTTGGTCTTCCACG GCTGAACAGCATTATCTCTGATGGAGGTGGGGGTACCCCGGGAGACCCCCACCACGCTACGTCCGCTCCTGACGGgggctcccgcctgtccagtgaCGAGGGGGAGAACGATGAGCGGGAGGAGGGCACAGACAAACTGGACTGTCACTATTCAGGTTACCACCCACGGCCGGCAGCT TTTTGTACCTTTGGAAGTCAACTGTTTGGGAGAAGCTGCTACTCGTTTGACCGGCGCTGGGATCGAATGCGATGTGCTCTTACCGCCATGATGGACAAGCACGTCAACACTCAGATGTGGAA AAAAATCCCTTTCGCCTTGGAGaactcctcctcttcttcttcctctgcgCCGGCCCACAGGACAACCACAAACTCCTTATCCTCTTCACACGGTAGCGCCCCTGCTTCGGGcttcctcagcctctcctctgcgCCCCTTCCACCCCCCTACACTCAGTCCTACGACAGCAAGTCTGTGCTCTCGTACGGGACGACCTTAAACGCCCGTGCCTCCTCCCAGGGCGCGGCCGACCACCCTGCCTACAGCGCAGCACAGGCCAGACAAGTGTCTTCGTCGCCCCAGATGCCTTCAGCCCACTCCTcggtcccctccctgtcctcaggaCGACCGCTCAAGTCCAGATCCAGTGGCAAGTCCTTCAGACCCCGGGAGTCCTCCTCCACAGCTGCCATAACCAACTCCACCAGCGGGGGCAGCAGTGgaggaagcagcagcagcagcctcagctcggggaagaagaggaagaacagcTCCCTCCCTACATCGTCTCACGCTACCACCTACTCCTCagagtcctcttcctcctccaacACCACCTCTTCCTCCTTCAAGAAGAACTGCACAGTTCACAGTGGCAGCTCAGGGAGCACGTACCACCATGCCTCActagtctcctcctcctcgtctcacAGTGGCGTCCACAGTGTGGGTCTCAACTGTGGCCCCAACGCCCGGACCAACTCCCTCAGTCTGAAGGCAGAGCCGTCGGGGCCAGCGGGGTTGTCGGGGCCCGGGGTCAGAGGCCCCCCCTCGGGCAGCCCGGCCGAGTCCATCAAGAGGATGAGTGTAGTGATGAACAGCAGTGACTCCACCCTCTCCCTGGGGCCCTTTGTCCACCAGGCCCCAGAGCACCACAGCAGCTTCAGCCATGCCCACAACGACGGCCGCCTAGAGGGGAAGAAACGCAAGGGCTCCCCCGCTGTCAGCTCCATCAacagtggaggaggtggtggtttAGGGGGCGGTGGCGGGGGGCCGGGCAGGCCCAAAGTGGCCAAGTCTCCAGCCATCAACAACATCCACAGCAAACATGGACGCACAATCCCAGGAGCCACGGGGCTCACCAACAACTCCCTCATCCATCAG ccaaaGGCCCGCCCCTGA